A window of Halalkalibacillus sediminis contains these coding sequences:
- a CDS encoding 1,4-dihydroxy-2-naphthoate polyprenyltransferase, whose protein sequence is MSSTNQNIQHALGEKKGFQIWWRMLRPHTLTASFVPVFIGTMIASLEESIHIGLFLAMLLASMLIQSATNMFNEYYDFVKGLDTEKSIGIGGTIVRDGIAPNRVRNLAFAFYGIAVLLGLYICIETTFWIAVIGVVSMAFGYFYTGGPYPIAYSPFGEIFAGFFMGTVIIGISYYIQLEVVTWDVIWLSIPIAILIGAILLANNIRDLDGDKENGRKTLAILVGRDNAITTLLIFFIATYLITIAFIFMDLLPIWALITLLSLKKPINAYRVFKNNYTPLEMMPAMKYTAQTNTIFGILYGLAFVFELLF, encoded by the coding sequence ATGAGTAGTACGAATCAAAATATACAACATGCGTTAGGGGAAAAAAAAGGTTTCCAAATATGGTGGCGAATGCTTCGGCCCCATACATTGACCGCATCTTTTGTTCCTGTCTTTATAGGGACGATGATTGCCAGTCTCGAAGAAAGTATTCATATAGGATTATTTCTAGCCATGTTATTAGCGTCCATGTTGATTCAATCAGCAACCAACATGTTTAATGAATACTATGACTTTGTAAAGGGCTTGGATACGGAGAAATCGATTGGGATCGGTGGAACGATTGTAAGAGATGGGATCGCTCCCAACAGAGTAAGAAATTTAGCATTCGCTTTTTACGGAATTGCCGTTTTATTAGGCCTATACATATGTATTGAAACAACCTTCTGGATTGCCGTCATAGGTGTAGTATCTATGGCTTTTGGTTATTTCTACACTGGTGGACCATACCCGATCGCCTATTCTCCATTTGGTGAGATTTTTGCAGGATTCTTTATGGGAACCGTGATTATCGGTATCAGCTATTACATTCAGCTAGAGGTGGTGACATGGGATGTTATCTGGTTATCCATACCTATTGCAATCTTGATTGGAGCAATTTTGCTGGCTAACAATATTAGGGATTTAGATGGTGACAAGGAAAATGGGAGAAAGACGTTAGCTATACTAGTCGGTCGAGACAATGCGATTACGACACTGCTCATTTTCTTTATTGCGACCTACTTGATCACTATCGCTTTTATTTTCATGGATTTGTTACCAATATGGGCACTTATTACGTTACTAAGCTTAAAAAAACCGATTAATGCCTATCGTGTATTCAAAAATAACTATACTCCCCTTGAGATGATGCCTGCTATGAAGTATACAGCTCAAACGAATACAATTTTCGGCATATTATATGGACTTGCATTTGTTTTTGAATTATTGTTTTAG
- a CDS encoding isochorismate synthase codes for MLQTQQNSIDKQLKELQNQMIDDNKEYSVSVVEQIEPIDPVDFFAKFESFQGQRMLWKSADDEYAYVGIGVQKAFQDKHEQGRFESIQSQWKEFLENTLISSDITQKGTGPTLLGGFSFLEKSISSDIWAAFPSSYMQLPKVMLTNYNGNSYLSYNVTLSQQSDIKNVSDQLAKWKRPIVHHSSSAESNRLLSKSSSPYQDWEALINDAVSQIKNGEMGKVVLARQLEADFEHKITTLEVLNRLYKQQKDSYIFAVENGEDTFIGASPEQLVNVEGQRLSSACLAGTTSRGNTIESDEQLASELFYDEKNRQEHHYVVEMMREAISPLCENVEIPDDPTIYPLRALQHLYTPVQAQLKQDYNVLDVVKHLHPTPALGGEPREKALEFIEKNEQLDRGWYAAPVGWMNHHWDGEFAVGIRSGLIRNHKAILFAGCGIVEDSDPEAEFNETELKLKPMLEALGGTS; via the coding sequence ATGTTACAAACTCAGCAAAATTCTATAGATAAACAATTGAAAGAACTTCAAAATCAAATGATTGATGATAATAAAGAATACTCCGTTTCTGTGGTAGAACAGATCGAGCCCATTGATCCGGTAGATTTTTTTGCGAAATTTGAATCATTCCAAGGACAACGCATGTTATGGAAAAGTGCGGATGACGAATATGCTTATGTTGGAATAGGTGTACAAAAGGCTTTTCAAGACAAACATGAGCAAGGTCGTTTTGAATCTATTCAAAGTCAATGGAAAGAATTCTTAGAAAACACTCTGATCTCTAGCGATATCACTCAAAAAGGAACCGGACCGACATTGCTCGGTGGATTTTCATTCTTAGAAAAATCTATTTCATCAGATATTTGGGCGGCGTTTCCTTCAAGCTATATGCAATTGCCTAAAGTCATGCTTACTAATTATAATGGCAATTCCTATTTGTCGTACAATGTAACTTTATCACAGCAGTCAGATATTAAAAATGTATCTGATCAATTAGCTAAATGGAAAAGACCGATCGTTCATCATTCTTCATCTGCTGAATCTAATCGTCTTTTATCTAAAAGTAGTTCACCATATCAAGATTGGGAAGCATTGATCAACGATGCTGTATCACAGATAAAAAATGGAGAAATGGGTAAAGTAGTGTTAGCCAGACAGTTAGAAGCGGATTTCGAACACAAAATCACCACACTGGAAGTTTTGAATCGGTTATATAAACAGCAGAAGGATAGTTATATTTTCGCAGTTGAGAATGGGGAAGATACATTTATTGGAGCTTCACCTGAACAACTTGTGAATGTTGAAGGGCAACGTTTGTCTTCGGCTTGTTTGGCAGGAACAACTTCAAGAGGCAACACCATCGAGTCAGATGAGCAGTTAGCATCGGAGTTGTTTTATGATGAAAAAAATCGCCAAGAGCATCACTATGTTGTGGAAATGATGAGAGAAGCGATTTCTCCACTATGTGAAAATGTTGAAATTCCTGATGATCCGACTATTTATCCTTTAAGAGCGCTCCAGCATCTGTATACGCCTGTCCAAGCCCAGCTGAAACAAGACTACAATGTACTTGATGTCGTGAAGCACTTACATCCTACTCCAGCGCTCGGAGGTGAACCACGTGAAAAGGCATTAGAGTTCATTGAAAAAAATGAACAACTTGACCGTGGTTGGTACGCAGCTCCTGTCGGGTGGATGAACCACCATTGGGATGGCGAGTTCGCTGTTGGTATCCGTTCAGGATTAATCCGTAATCACAAAGCGATTCTATTTGCTGGTTGTGGGATTGTAGAAGATTCAGATCCAGAAGCTGAATTCAACGAAACTGAGCTTAAGCTCAAACCAATGCTTGAAGCTTTAGGAGGCACGTCTTAA
- the menD gene encoding 2-succinyl-5-enolpyruvyl-6-hydroxy-3-cyclohexene-1-carboxylic-acid synthase, protein MNMGKSTYYVSNFIDELFVNGVEDIVISPGSRSTPLAMTVAEHPHLKEWIHFDERSAAFFALGIAKTKRKPVVLVCTSGTAVANYFPAVVEAYYSRVPLILLTSDRPHELRDNGAPQSIDQIKIFGDYTKFFHEMALPDGASNMIDYARRQASRACYLASQSNPGVVQFNFPFRDPLIPDLSLENLWGERSTPYLGNVNGRETVSFDEMELLVDQLKGDKKGLVVCGELTDEEDATAILELADELNVPVLADVLSNLRQHESTNDNIISTYDAVLKDEEIASQLNADFIIRFGAMPVSKAYFKWLQSQSNIKHYVVEQSSGYREPTNVPTMMIYSDVETFATQLIGYKHEISINEQWTQTWMQLDKQSRLILENTEEESELTEGHVALALSRSLPSNHSVFVGNSMPIRDMDTFFLTEKKQVKVFANRGANGIDGVISSALGAAVAGEKVTLLIGDLSFLHDYTSLFIARKYKLNIRVIVNNNDGGGIFSFLPQHEEKEHFEPLFGTPFDPQLKLLVEAVQGNYRKVDSMEELEKLISEDVTGTEIIEVQTDREANLEWHRSKWQNVKGSVEKHLKGSSS, encoded by the coding sequence ATGAACATGGGCAAGAGCACCTATTATGTGTCTAATTTTATCGATGAACTTTTCGTTAATGGAGTAGAAGATATTGTGATCTCTCCAGGGTCAAGATCTACCCCATTAGCGATGACAGTTGCTGAACATCCTCATCTAAAAGAGTGGATCCACTTTGATGAGCGTTCAGCGGCTTTTTTTGCGCTAGGAATCGCCAAGACTAAAAGAAAGCCAGTTGTTCTCGTATGTACATCGGGTACAGCTGTTGCGAACTATTTTCCTGCGGTTGTAGAAGCCTACTACTCAAGAGTGCCTTTGATTCTACTTACTTCAGATCGACCACATGAACTTCGTGATAACGGTGCACCACAATCGATCGATCAAATTAAAATATTCGGTGATTACACGAAATTTTTCCATGAAATGGCCTTACCTGACGGAGCATCTAATATGATTGATTACGCAAGGAGACAAGCTAGTCGAGCTTGTTATTTGGCCTCGCAAAGTAACCCAGGGGTCGTCCAATTTAACTTTCCTTTTCGTGATCCCCTAATTCCAGACCTATCACTTGAAAACTTATGGGGTGAAAGGTCTACACCTTATTTAGGTAATGTGAATGGAAGGGAAACAGTATCTTTTGACGAAATGGAGCTGTTGGTCGATCAGTTAAAAGGTGATAAAAAAGGATTGGTCGTATGTGGCGAATTGACTGATGAAGAAGATGCAACAGCTATATTAGAATTAGCTGACGAACTCAACGTTCCAGTACTGGCTGATGTTCTCTCAAATTTACGACAGCATGAGTCGACTAATGATAATATCATCTCAACATATGATGCTGTTTTAAAAGATGAAGAAATAGCTAGTCAGCTTAACGCGGACTTCATCATCCGTTTTGGGGCTATGCCTGTATCAAAAGCCTATTTCAAGTGGCTGCAGAGCCAATCGAATATCAAGCATTATGTAGTCGAACAATCGAGTGGTTATCGTGAACCGACAAATGTCCCAACAATGATGATTTATTCTGATGTTGAAACATTTGCGACCCAGTTAATAGGGTATAAGCATGAGATTTCAATCAATGAACAATGGACTCAAACTTGGATGCAGTTAGATAAACAATCCAGGCTCATTTTGGAGAATACAGAGGAAGAATCCGAGTTGACCGAGGGGCATGTTGCTCTTGCATTATCAAGATCTTTACCTTCAAACCATTCAGTTTTTGTAGGAAATAGTATGCCGATTCGAGATATGGACACGTTCTTTTTAACTGAGAAAAAACAGGTGAAGGTTTTTGCGAATCGTGGTGCAAATGGAATTGACGGGGTCATATCTTCAGCTCTTGGAGCGGCTGTTGCAGGGGAAAAGGTAACACTTTTGATTGGTGACTTATCCTTCTTGCATGATTATACTTCCCTATTCATTGCAAGAAAATATAAATTGAATATCCGAGTGATTGTCAATAACAACGACGGGGGAGGAATTTTCTCATTTCTTCCTCAGCACGAGGAAAAAGAACACTTTGAGCCATTGTTCGGTACACCTTTCGATCCACAACTGAAACTATTAGTGGAAGCTGTACAAGGTAACTACCGCAAAGTAGATTCGATGGAAGAATTAGAGAAATTGATTTCAGAAGATGTTACAGGAACAGAAATCATCGAAGTACAGACGGATAGGGAAGCGAACCTTGAATGGCACCGAAGCAAGTGGCAGAACGTCAAAGGGAGTGTTGAAAAACATTTGAAAGGTTCTTCTTCATGA
- the menH gene encoding 2-succinyl-6-hydroxy-2,4-cyclohexadiene-1-carboxylate synthase, which yields MIINVGLNKYYVERIGEGTPMVCFHGFTGSTDTWREIAEKYRGQFQWILIDLPGHGKSNTDYLNNMEDACKELDEVLDQLSLKSFYLMGYSMGGRTALVYAHLFPEKIKKLILESASPGLEGESKIERKKKDENLAEWIEIVGIEMFVDYWESIPLFDSHEQLSSNKKAHLRNERLSQTATGLSLSLRSMGTGHQPSMWKHLPDINFPVLLITGSLDKKFTELNQNMKDKLPQAQHYIFSGVGHAPHMENSESFGRIVSEFLIQRLN from the coding sequence ATGATTATAAATGTGGGCTTGAATAAATATTATGTTGAGCGGATCGGGGAAGGTACTCCCATGGTCTGTTTTCATGGATTTACTGGATCAACTGATACTTGGAGAGAAATTGCTGAGAAGTATAGAGGTCAATTTCAGTGGATTTTGATTGATTTACCTGGTCACGGAAAATCCAATACAGATTATTTGAATAACATGGAAGATGCATGTAAGGAATTAGATGAAGTGCTAGACCAATTATCCTTAAAATCTTTTTATTTAATGGGATACTCTATGGGCGGTAGGACAGCGCTTGTGTATGCACATCTTTTTCCAGAAAAAATAAAGAAGCTTATTTTGGAAAGTGCTTCTCCTGGCCTTGAAGGTGAAAGTAAAATAGAACGAAAAAAGAAAGATGAAAACCTTGCTGAGTGGATTGAAATTGTTGGCATTGAAATGTTTGTCGATTACTGGGAAAGCATCCCTCTTTTCGATTCTCATGAACAACTTTCATCTAATAAAAAAGCTCATTTGAGAAATGAACGTTTAAGCCAGACGGCGACGGGTCTTTCGTTATCGTTAAGATCAATGGGAACAGGGCATCAGCCGTCCATGTGGAAGCACTTACCTGATATAAATTTTCCAGTTTTATTAATAACTGGTAGTCTTGATAAAAAATTTACCGAACTCAATCAAAACATGAAGGACAAGCTTCCACAGGCACAACATTATATTTTTTCTGGGGTAGGACATGCTCCTCATATGGAAAATAGCGAAAGTTTTGGTAGAATAGTAAGTGAGTTTTTAATTCAAAGATTAAATTAG
- the menB gene encoding 1,4-dihydroxy-2-naphthoyl-CoA synthase, with the protein MTVEWVKQKEYEEIIYEVYDGIAKITINRPHKRNAFTPLTVKELLDAFTIARDDSSVGVIVLAGAGDEAFCAGGDQSVRGHGGYVGTDHVPRLNVLDLQRLIRVIPKPVVAMVSGYAIGGGHVLHVCCDLTIAADNAVFGQTGPKVGSFDAGYGAGLLARIVGHKKAREIWYLCRQYSAKEAEDMGLVNTVVPVDQLEAETIQWCQEMLSKSPTALRFLKASFNADTDGLAGLQQMGGDATLLYYTTDEAKEGRDAFKEKRDPDFKQFPRFP; encoded by the coding sequence ATGACTGTCGAATGGGTCAAACAGAAAGAATATGAAGAAATTATTTATGAAGTGTATGACGGTATTGCTAAAATCACAATCAACCGTCCGCATAAAAGAAATGCATTTACTCCTTTAACTGTAAAGGAATTACTAGATGCTTTCACAATTGCACGTGACGATTCAAGTGTGGGTGTCATTGTACTTGCAGGTGCTGGAGATGAAGCATTCTGTGCCGGTGGTGACCAGTCAGTTCGCGGCCACGGTGGTTATGTAGGTACTGACCATGTACCTCGATTGAATGTTCTTGATTTACAGCGTTTAATCCGTGTGATTCCTAAACCTGTAGTTGCTATGGTATCTGGATATGCAATTGGTGGAGGACATGTATTACACGTTTGTTGTGACTTGACGATTGCTGCTGATAACGCAGTATTCGGACAAACCGGACCGAAAGTAGGAAGTTTTGATGCTGGTTATGGTGCTGGACTCCTTGCTCGTATTGTCGGTCATAAGAAAGCGCGTGAAATCTGGTACCTATGCCGACAATACAGTGCAAAAGAAGCTGAAGATATGGGCTTAGTAAACACTGTAGTACCAGTGGATCAATTAGAAGCTGAAACGATACAGTGGTGTCAAGAAATGCTTTCTAAATCACCTACTGCTCTACGTTTCTTGAAAGCTTCATTCAATGCAGATACAGATGGTCTTGCAGGTCTTCAACAAATGGGTGGAGACGCAACACTTCTCTATTATACAACTGACGAAGCGAAAGAAGGACGCGATGCGTTTAAAGAAAAACGCGATCCAGACTTCAAACAGTTCCCTCGTTT